Part of the Labilibaculum antarcticum genome, TACTTCAAAAATACAAAGTTGTTTTCAGAGGAAATGTAGATTCCTCAACAGTAAGATACACTACAGGAATATTCGATGACCTAGAGGCAGCAAGGGCTGAGGCAAGTAAGATTGGTAAAACTGGAATTAATGCATTTGTGATCGCATACAATAAAGGGAAAAAGATTACCTTTGCCGAAGCAAAAAAATTGAAGAAGTAAATGAGTAAGTAAGGAGGAAGTAGATGTGTTTTAAGTTCTTGATATTTGAATCTTAAAATTTAAATGCTTTGTTCTTTTAGCTTGTTGCTTTTACCTTTTATCTAAACAACCATGAGGAAAGACGAAAGATATAATCTAAGAGGAGTGTCAGCATCGAAGGAGGATGTGCATAGTGCAATTAAAAATTTGGATAAAGGATTGTATCCAAATGCATTTTGTAAAGTCGTACCAGATTACCTAACAGGTGATGCCGACTATTGCAATATTATGCATGCCGATGGGGCGGGTACAAAATCATCTCTTGCCTATATGTATTGGAAAGAAACGGGTGATATATCTGTATGGAAAGGAATTGCTCAGGACGCATTAATCATGAATTTGGATGATTTACTTTGTGTAGGAGCGGTCGATAATATTCTTTTGTCATCAACTATTGGAAGAAATAAGAACCTGATTCCAGGTGAAGTTCTTTCTCAAATTATAAATGGAACTGAAGAATTACTAGCTGAGTACAGTAAAATGGGAGTTAATATTCATTCTACTGGTGGTGAAACTGCTGATGTGGGAGATTTAGTTAGAACCATTATTGTTGATTCAACAGTTGCTTGTCGCATGAAGCGGGAAGATGTAATTACTAATGAGAAAATTCAGGCTGGCGATGTAATCGTTGGTTTGTCTTCATCAGGAATTGCTACTTACGAAACTGAATACAACGGAGGAATGGGATCGAATGGATTAACTTCTGCCCGTCACGACGTTTTTTCAAAATATCTAGCCGGAAAATATCCGGAAAGCTTTGACAGTGCAGTCCCTGAGGAATTAGTTTATTCGGGTAATTGTAAATTAACAGATAAAGTTGAAGGTGTTGATATTGACGCTGGTAAATTGGTACTTTCACCAACAAGAACCTACGCTCCGATTATTAAAAAGATCTTGGATCAATTCAGATCTCAAATTCATGGAATGATTCATTGTTCGGGTGGAGCTCAGACGAAAGTGCTTAACTTCGTTGACAATATTCATATCGTAAAAGACAATATGTTTTCAGTTCCTCCTTTGTTTAAACTGATAAAAGAACAAAGTGGAACATCTTGGGATGAAATGTACAAGGTGTTTAATATGGGGCACCGATTTGAATTGTATGTTCCGCAGGAAATTGCTGAAGAAATTATTTCTATCTCAAAAGAATTTAATGTAGATGCTCAAATAATTGGCCGTTGTGAGCCAAACGAAGGTAAAAAATTGACAATAAAAAGTGAATTTGGAGAGTTTGAGTATTAAGAGATCAAAACAAAAACAAAGAAGGCCAACTGATTATGAAAGTTGGCCTTCT contains:
- a CDS encoding AIR synthase related protein; amino-acid sequence: MRKDERYNLRGVSASKEDVHSAIKNLDKGLYPNAFCKVVPDYLTGDADYCNIMHADGAGTKSSLAYMYWKETGDISVWKGIAQDALIMNLDDLLCVGAVDNILLSSTIGRNKNLIPGEVLSQIINGTEELLAEYSKMGVNIHSTGGETADVGDLVRTIIVDSTVACRMKREDVITNEKIQAGDVIVGLSSSGIATYETEYNGGMGSNGLTSARHDVFSKYLAGKYPESFDSAVPEELVYSGNCKLTDKVEGVDIDAGKLVLSPTRTYAPIIKKILDQFRSQIHGMIHCSGGAQTKVLNFVDNIHIVKDNMFSVPPLFKLIKEQSGTSWDEMYKVFNMGHRFELYVPQEIAEEIISISKEFNVDAQIIGRCEPNEGKKLTIKSEFGEFEY